Proteins from one Fragaria vesca subsp. vesca linkage group LG6, FraVesHawaii_1.0, whole genome shotgun sequence genomic window:
- the LOC101299017 gene encoding LRR receptor-like serine/threonine-protein kinase ERECTA-like, whose translation MAFRFDFLLLLGLLVCVSFGNVDSDEGATLLEIKKSFRDEDNVLYDWRDSPSLDYCAWRGVTCDNVTFNVIALNLSSLNLDGEIAPAIGNLKGLQSIDLRGNRLSGQIPDEIGDCSSLRYLDLSFNEIHGDIPFSISKLKQLESIVLKNNQLIGPLPSTLSQIPNLKTLDLAQNNLSGEIPRLIYWNEVLQYLGLRGNNLVGKLSPDMCQLTGLWYFDVRNNSLTGSIPQNIGNCTAFQVLDLSYNQLTGEIPFNIGFLQVATLSLQGNQLSGPIPSVIGLMQALAVLDLSGNMLSGPIPPILGNLTYTEKLYLHANKLTGSIPPELGQMEQLHYLVLNDNHLTGQIPPELGKLTNLFDLNVADNNLQGPIPDNLSSCTNLNTLNVHGNKLNGTIPPALQRLESLTYLNLSSNSLHGSIPIELSRIGNLDTLDLSDNKFSGAIPSSLGDLEHLLKLNLSRNHMTGFIPAEFGNLRSVVDIDLSNNQLTGMIPQELSQLQNLFALRLEHNNISGEMVSLINCLSLAVLNVSYNNLAGDIPTSNNFSRFSPDSFVGNPDLCGYWLNSPCHESRPTERVALSKAAILGIALGALVILLMILIAACRPYHPTPFPDGSLDKPVNYSTPKLVILNMNMALHIYEDIMRMTENLSEKYIIGYGASSTVYKCVLKNCKPVAIKRLYSHHPPCLKEFETELETVGSIKHRNLVSLQGYSLSSSGNLLFYDYMENGSLWDLLHGPTTKKKKLDWDTRVQIALGAAQGLAYLHHDCSPRIIHRDVKSSNILLDKDFEAHLTDFGIAKSLCISKTHTSTCVMGTIGYIDPEYARTSRLTEKSDVYSYGIVLLELLTGRKAVDNECNLHHLILSKTANNAVMETVDPEITSTCMDLGAVKKVFQLALLCTKRQPTDRPTMHEVTRVLGSLVPSPTQPKQATLNPLSITLSSVKAPCYMDEYANLKTPHMLNCPSMSTSDAQLFLKFGEVISQNSE comes from the exons ATGGCATTTCGGTTTGACTTCTTGCTGCTTCTGGGTTTGCTTGTTTGTGTGAGCTTTGGTAATGTGGATTCAGACGAAG GAGCAACACTGCTGGAGATAAAGAAATCGTTTAGGGATGAGGACAATGTTCTATACGACTGGAGAGACTCACCGTCTTTAGACTATTGTGCTTGGAGAGGCGTCACATGTGACAATGTCACCTTCAATGTCATAGCACT GAATCTATCAAGTCTAAATCTTGATGGGGAAATAGCACCTGCAATAGGAAACCTCAAGGGCCTCCAGTCCAT AGACTTGAGAGGAAACCGACTTTCAGGCCAGATCCCAGATGAGATTGGTGACTGTTCGTCTCTGAGATACCT GGACCTGTCCTTTAACGAGATACATGGAGACATCCCATTTTCGATATCAAAGTTGAAGCAATTGGAATCCAT AGTGTTGAAAAATAATCAGTTAATTGGACCACTCCCTTCAACACTCTCCCAGATTCCGAACCTGAAGACGTT AGACCTAGCCCAGAATAATCTCAGTGGGGAAATACCAAGGCTTATTTACTGGAATGAAGTTCTACAATATCT TGGTTTGCGAGGGAACAATTTAGTTGGGAAACTTTCTCCAGATATGTGCCAGTTAACTGGGTTATGGTATTT CGATGTGAGAAACAACAGTTTGACTGGTAGCATTCCTCAAAATATAGGGAACTGCACTGCCTTCCAAGTCTT GGATCTGTCCTATAACCAGCTAACTGGAGAGATTCCTTTTAACATTGGGTTCCTGCAAGTAGCGACCTT ATCATTGCAGGGTAATCAACTCTCTGGGCCTATCCCTTCTGTGATTGGCCTGATGCAGGCACTTGCTGTGTT AGATTTGAGCGGCAATATGCTAAGTGGGCCGATTCCTCCTATTCTGGGGAATTTGACTTATACAGAGAAATT GTATTTGCATGCCAACAAGCTTACAGGATCAATTCCCCCAGAGCTTGGACAAATGGAACAGCTTCATTATTT GGTGTTGAATGACAACCATCTTACTGGACAAATTCCACCTGAACTTGGGAAGCTTACGAACTTGTTTGACCT AAATGTTGCTGACAACAATCTTCAAGGGCCCATTCCTGATAATCTTAGCTCATGTACCAATCTCAACACCCT CAATGTGCATGGGAATAAATTGAATGGAACCATCCCTCCTGCTCTCCAGAGGCTGGAGAGTTTGACTTATCT TAATCTGTCCTCCAACAGTCTTCATGGCTCCATACCAATTGAGCTATCTCGGATTGGCAATTTGGATACTTT GGATCTTTCTGACAACAAGTTTAGTGGTGCCATACCTTCTTCGCTTGGTGATTTGGAACATCTTCTTAAGCT GAATTTGAGTAGAAATCATATGACAGGATTTATTCCGGCAGAGTTTGGTAATCTAAGGAGTGTTGTGGACAT AGATCTTTCAAATAATCAGCTCACAGGAATGATTCCTCAGGAGCTCAGTCAGCTGCAGAATTTGTTCGCACT GAGGCTAGAGCACAACAATATATCAGGGGAAATGGTGTCTTTGATCAATTGCCTCAGTCTCGCAGTGCT AAATGTTTCTTATAACAACCTGGCGGGAGATATTCCCACATCCAATAACTTCTCAAGGTTTTCACCCGACAG TTTTGTTGGAAATCCTGATCTTTGTGGCTATTGGCTCAATTCTCCGTGTCACGAGTCCCGTCCAACAGAGAGAG TTGCATTATCTAAAGCAGCTATCCTGGGAATTGCCCTTGGTGCCCTTGTGATTCTTCTCATGATCCTTATTGCCGCCTGCCGTCCTTACCATCCAACTCCTTTCCCTGATGGTTCACTTGACAAACCAG TTAATTACTCCACACCAAAGCTAGTGATTTTAAACATGAATATGGCACTTCATATCTATGAGGATATCATGAGGATGACTGAAAACTTGAGTGAAAAGTATATAATTGGTTATGGCGCATCAAGCACGGTATACAAATGTGTTCTTAAGAATTGTAAGCCAGTAGCGATCAAGAGACTCTACTCTCATCATCCACCGTGCTTGAAGGAGTTTGAGACAGAACTTGAAACAGTTGGCAGTATCAAGCACCGAAATCTGGTCAGCCTCCAAGGATACTCCTTGTCTTCTTCTGGAAACCTTCTCTTTTATGATTACATGGAAAATGGCAGTCTCTGGGATCTCCTTCATG GCCCAACTACCAAGAAGAAAAAGCTCGACTGGGATACTCGTGTCCAGATAGCACTTGGAGCAGCCCAAGGGCTTGCCTATCTCCATCATGATTGTAGTCCACGCATCATACACAGGGATGTGAAGTCGTCTAACATTCTGTTGGACAAGGATTTTGAGGCTCATCTAACTGATTTTGGTATTGCCAAGAGCTTATGCATTTCAAAGACCCATACATCTACCTGTGTGATGGGTACTATTGGCTACATAGACCCCGAGTATGCTCGAACTTCCCGCCTTACTGAGAAATCAGACGTTTATAGTTATGGGATTGTCCTGCTGGAGTTGCTAACAGGAAGGAAAGCTGTAGATAATGAATGCAATCTTCATCATTTG ATCTTATCCAAGACAGCGAACAATGCTGTGATGGAAACTGTTGATCCGGAGATCACGTCCACATGCATGGACCTTGGAGCAGTGAAGAAGGTTTTTCAGCTTGCACTCTTATGCACAAAGAGGCAGCCAACAGACCGGCCGACTATGCATGAAGTAACAAGAGTTTTGGGTAGCCTTGTGCCATCACCTACACAGCCGAAACAAGCAACCCTAAATCCACTATCCATTACACTCTCATCTGTCAAAGCGCCGTGCTACATGGATGAGTATGCAAACCTCAAAACCCCACACATGCTCAATTGCCCGTCTATGAGTACCTCGGACGCACAGCTCTTTCTCAAGTTTGGAGAGGTAATTTCTCAAAACAGTGAGTGA